In the genome of uncultured Paludibaculum sp., the window GTTCCATTCCCCCGGCCATCGGCCGGGGCCCGCCCCAACTCCGACGATTGACAACAGCAAACCAGTGGGCAAGAGGTAAGGCGGACGCCCTCGTCCGCAGTTGGCCCCCGGGCCAACTCTCCTCTCTTATGCGGAAAACGGACACCGAGATGACAAATCACTGGTGCCGGTCACCAACAATCGTCGCCATCGCCCCGCCCGGGCTGGTGCTGAGGACATAGATGTTCCCATCCGGCCCCATTGCGGCTTCTGCGGTGAGTTTCAGCTTGAGCCCAATGTTCCACACGTCTTTGCCATCTGAATTTGTTCGAATCAACCTCTTTTCGTCGTACACCGGGGCATTCTCAAATCGGTAGAAATCGTTGCCGGCGTCCTCCGCGAAAGGGATGGACAGACCGTGCTCCGATGCAATCGAGAATACCTGGCGCCCGTCGCGAATTCCGAGCAGTTGGTTCGAACTCGAACAAAGCCCCACCGCCGTGCCGTTGCCGAGCAGCCTCTGGTCGAAGAAGTCGCACGGAGCGATATACGTCCACAGAACACGCCCATCGCTCGCCAACAGATACTCGGTGTGCGATCGTGTCTGCACCGCGACAGCCCCATCTCGTCCAACTACCGGGTGCCGGTCGCACCCATAGTCCACTGCCGTCCGCCACCGGAGTTTTGTCGGATTGAGCGGCATCTCAATGGCCGGCTCCGCCTTTCCGCCTCCGGCATCGGCGCACTCGGGCTCCGGGATGAGACGCCCCTCACGAATCAGTTCCATCGTCCGTTTCTCGACGACCGCCGGATTGGTAATCTCTCCACCCTGGCCAGCCGAGTTGAAACAGTACAGCTTCTCCACGCCTTGGTGCGAACGAACCCAGATGAGGCCGTCAGTCGAGATCGACAGATGCCCGCCATCGCCCGCCAGCTTGTATTGCCAGACAAGCCGGCCATCGCGGATCGCTCCGATATCCGATCCGTCGCTTGAGACGTAGAGCGTGCCATCGGGCCCAAAAGCCTGGATCCGCGCGCCCGTGACGCGAAAACGCGCCAGAGTCTCCGGCTTCGAAACTCCGCGAGGCAATGGAGCGGGTGTGCTGCGCATCCGGGCCCCTTCAATGACCGGCGGCAGCGCGTCAATTCGCTGAGCCGGGTTGATGGGGGCAAGCGGCGGGGGCTCCTGGGCGATGCCTGGTGCATCCACGATGACCGGCGGCGAGTCAACGGCAGCTTTGCGAGGCCCCGCCGCGAAGCGTGACGCTAACAGGAGTCCGATCATCATCACCATCACCATCACCACGAGAGTGGCGGGCATGGCAGCCTTGCGGTTCCACCTTCTGTAACGCCATCCCAGCCAGGACCGCGATTGTGTTTCGTCCTGTTCAGGCGCGGGTACTGGCGCGGGTACTGGCGCGGGTATTGGACGCGCTGGTGGCGGTTGGCGCAACGCCAGGGCGAAGTCCGTGACCACGTGAAAGCGGTCCGCTCGCTCTTTCCGAATTGCTCGTTGAATCGCGGCATCCATGTGCGGCGGCGCGGACACGATCGGCGGCGGCGTCACCTGTAAGTGAAAAAAGGCGGGATCCGCACCGCGCATCGGAACTCCACCCGTAAGGCAGGCATAGGCGACAAATCCAAGCGCGTAAATATCAGTTTCGGCACTTGGTATCTCGCCCCGAAACTGCTCCGGAGCCATGTAGGCCGGCGTTCCCGAAATGCCTTGCGACATCTCCACGCTCGCTTGCCGCACCACTTTGGCAAGCCCGAAATCCGTCACCTTGATGTCTGCGTTCAGCAGCGTGGGCGGCAACTCACCATCTCGCAAATAGCGCCGGCGCTCGTCGCCGTCCAGTTGCACGAGCAGGTTCGATGGCTTCAGGTCGCGATGGATGACGCCCATGGAGTGCGC includes:
- a CDS encoding protein kinase, which codes for MIADRYEILGTLGRGGMGEVYLARDHRLATEVALKRVPPELAVEPTIREALVREARILARLSDNHIVRLFDLADTADGMFLVLEYVCGPSLDKVLARRTLQPEELQHVMDHVAEGLKRAHSMGVIHRDLKPSNLLVQLDGDERRRYLRDGELPPTLLNADIKVTDFGLAKVVRQASVEMSQGISGTPAYMAPEQFRGEIPSAETDIYALGFVAYACLTGGVPMRGADPAFFHLQVTPPPIVSAPPHMDAAIQRAIRKERADRFHVVTDFALALRQPPPARPIPAPVPAPVPAPEQDETQSRSWLGWRYRRWNRKAAMPATLVVMVMVMMIGLLLASRFAAGPRKAAVDSPPVIVDAPGIAQEPPPLAPINPAQRIDALPPVIEGARMRSTPAPLPRGVSKPETLARFRVTGARIQAFGPDGTLYVSSDGSDIGAIRDGRLVWQYKLAGDGGHLSISTDGLIWVRSHQGVEKLYCFNSAGQGGEITNPAVVEKRTMELIREGRLIPEPECADAGGGKAEPAIEMPLNPTKLRWRTAVDYGCDRHPVVGRDGAVAVQTRSHTEYLLASDGRVLWTYIAPCDFFDQRLLGNGTAVGLCSSSNQLLGIRDGRQVFSIASEHGLSIPFAEDAGNDFYRFENAPVYDEKRLIRTNSDGKDVWNIGLKLKLTAEAAMGPDGNIYVLSTSPGGAMATIVGDRHQ